A stretch of the Trichocoleus sp. FACHB-46 genome encodes the following:
- a CDS encoding MoxR family ATPase, which yields MTETHAVITRLGQALSQVIVGQPALVRQLLIALLANGHVILEGVPGTGKTLLVKVLAQLVQADFRRIQLTPDILPSDILGTNIFDLNTRSFVLKKGPVFTEILLADEVNRTPPKTQAALLEAMEEQQVTLDGESMPLPSLFWVIATQNSLEFEGTYPLPEAQLDRFLFKLLVDYPDVKAEKQMLLNSQAGFQSRRLDLARLKAIASVEQILQARQAAQAVKVEEPVLDYLLAVVQRTRQHPDLALGASPRAAVAWLQVSKAQAWLSGRDFVTPDDIKAIAPPLLRHRLILRPEAQLDGLKIDSVIGSVLNQVPVPR from the coding sequence ATGACAGAAACGCATGCGGTAATCACTCGCCTAGGTCAGGCTCTGAGCCAAGTTATTGTGGGTCAGCCTGCTCTGGTGCGACAACTGCTCATCGCTTTACTCGCCAACGGCCATGTAATCCTAGAAGGCGTACCCGGTACAGGCAAAACCCTTTTAGTCAAAGTGTTGGCCCAACTGGTCCAAGCCGATTTCCGCCGCATTCAGCTCACCCCCGACATTTTGCCGTCCGACATCTTGGGGACGAATATTTTCGACCTGAACACGCGCAGTTTTGTGCTGAAGAAGGGGCCAGTTTTTACCGAAATCTTGCTGGCAGACGAAGTCAACCGTACGCCACCCAAAACTCAAGCCGCTCTGCTAGAAGCGATGGAAGAACAACAGGTGACCCTAGATGGCGAAAGCATGCCGTTACCGTCGTTGTTCTGGGTGATTGCAACGCAAAACTCGCTGGAATTTGAAGGCACCTATCCGCTTCCAGAAGCGCAGCTAGACCGCTTTTTATTCAAACTCTTAGTTGACTACCCAGACGTTAAAGCCGAAAAACAAATGCTGCTGAACAGCCAAGCAGGTTTCCAATCTCGCCGTTTGGATTTGGCTCGGCTCAAAGCGATCGCCTCAGTTGAGCAAATTCTGCAAGCTCGCCAAGCGGCTCAAGCGGTCAAAGTCGAGGAGCCTGTATTGGATTATTTGCTGGCTGTAGTACAACGTACCCGACAACATCCCGATTTAGCTTTAGGCGCTTCCCCTCGTGCTGCTGTCGCCTGGTTGCAAGTGAGCAAAGCCCAAGCGTGGCTTTCTGGGCGAGATTTCGTCACCCCCGACGACATCAAAGCGATCGCACCTCCCCTTCTCCGCCATCGCCTCATCCTCCGCCCCGAAGCCCAACTCGACGGCCTCAAAATCGACAGCGTCATTGGCTCAGTCCTCAATCAAGTTCCAGTACCAAGATGA
- a CDS encoding RDD family protein, with protein MRFFNRIILQTPESVELEFTLAGIGNRAFALLIDYTCLGGFLIAFLVVWLFVSKQVLDLVVQITGSANGVDLWLTAITILGGFVIYVGYFVFFESLWRGQTPGKRYTKIRVIRDDGRPIGLAQATLRALLRPFDDTLFLGVFLIALGRQEKRLGDWAAGTVVIQEEQTIAAATFPISPAAEALAAQLPEIADLSHLLPDDFAVIRDYLQRRGAMSSKAQSEVNLQLARQVKEIILLEKVPSNTTPDLFLEAVYLAYQQQSTK; from the coding sequence ATGCGCTTCTTTAATCGAATTATTCTACAGACACCAGAAAGCGTAGAGTTGGAATTTACCCTAGCTGGAATTGGGAATCGGGCCTTCGCGTTGCTGATTGATTACACCTGCCTAGGTGGTTTTCTAATTGCCTTCTTAGTTGTTTGGTTATTTGTTTCTAAGCAAGTTCTAGATTTGGTAGTACAAATAACCGGGAGCGCCAACGGAGTTGATCTTTGGTTGACGGCGATTACTATTCTGGGTGGCTTTGTGATCTATGTGGGCTACTTTGTCTTCTTTGAAAGCCTTTGGCGTGGGCAGACGCCTGGGAAGCGTTACACCAAAATTCGGGTGATTCGCGATGACGGACGGCCCATTGGCTTAGCTCAAGCTACCTTACGAGCTTTACTTCGACCTTTCGATGACACTTTATTCTTAGGCGTATTCTTGATTGCTTTAGGTCGCCAAGAAAAACGTTTAGGAGACTGGGCAGCAGGCACGGTGGTGATTCAAGAAGAGCAAACGATTGCTGCTGCCACTTTTCCTATTTCTCCAGCAGCCGAGGCATTAGCGGCCCAATTACCCGAAATTGCAGATTTATCCCATTTGCTGCCCGACGACTTCGCTGTGATTCGAGACTACTTGCAGCGCCGGGGTGCCATGTCATCCAAAGCCCAGTCAGAAGTCAATTTACAGTTAGCTCGTCAAGTAAAAGAAATAATTTTGCTGGAAAAAGTACCGTCGAACACAACCCCCGATTTGTTTTTAGAGGCAGTTTATCTCGCTTATCAACAGCAATCTACTAAATAA
- a CDS encoding family 2 glycosyl transferase: MNWEVCVQYANGSKRVLRSYKNRETALKCIDIIYSIQGYPMHLAYVVRQTPMPALQYA, translated from the coding sequence ATGAACTGGGAAGTATGTGTGCAGTACGCCAACGGCAGTAAGCGAGTTCTGCGTTCTTATAAGAATCGCGAGACTGCCTTGAAGTGCATCGACATAATCTACTCCATTCAGGGGTACCCCATGCACTTAGCTTACGTGGTTCGTCAGACACCCATGCCAGCACTTCAATATGCCTAA
- a CDS encoding geranylgeranyl reductase family protein, whose amino-acid sequence MMFDCIIVGAGPAGGTSAYHLAKQGRSVLVLEKEPLPRYKPCGGGVSPQVAQWFDFDFTPAISLKVNSVRFTWKMEDPVEVELKTPEPMWMVRRDVFDHFLVQQAQKQGAELRDNTEVTGIQFKSDHWQVNTADGPVTGRYLIAADGAKGPMAKWLGFKERKRRLAGALEAEVPAQVESGNPIHFEFGMVKNGYIWNFPKADGYSLGIGTFRGGEPQDMKALLAEYATLFGVDVKSSQQYGHPLCLWDGNQKLHTQNAVLAGEAACVVDPFTAEGIRPSIFSGMKAAEAINQALTGDRSALERYTQIINQEWGEDMAWAQRIAGVFYRVPGIGYKVGIKRPSATERMGKILCGELRYADVANRAIKRLTSSLIPGMGG is encoded by the coding sequence ATGATGTTTGACTGCATTATTGTCGGTGCGGGGCCAGCGGGAGGAACTTCCGCTTACCATTTAGCCAAGCAAGGCCGTTCTGTTCTAGTGCTAGAAAAAGAACCCCTACCCCGCTACAAACCTTGTGGAGGCGGAGTCTCGCCTCAAGTTGCGCAGTGGTTTGACTTCGACTTCACGCCAGCGATTTCACTCAAGGTCAACTCCGTGCGCTTCACTTGGAAAATGGAAGACCCAGTGGAAGTTGAGCTAAAAACTCCAGAGCCGATGTGGATGGTGCGGCGAGATGTGTTCGATCACTTCTTGGTACAGCAAGCCCAGAAGCAAGGCGCAGAGCTGCGAGACAACACGGAAGTTACAGGGATTCAGTTTAAGAGCGACCACTGGCAAGTCAATACAGCCGATGGTCCAGTCACTGGGCGCTATCTCATTGCTGCGGACGGTGCTAAAGGTCCAATGGCGAAGTGGCTAGGGTTCAAAGAGCGGAAGCGCCGCTTAGCCGGAGCTTTGGAAGCAGAGGTGCCCGCTCAAGTAGAAAGCGGCAACCCCATTCACTTTGAGTTTGGCATGGTGAAGAATGGCTACATCTGGAACTTCCCTAAAGCCGATGGCTATTCGTTGGGTATTGGTACCTTCCGAGGGGGTGAACCCCAGGATATGAAAGCTTTGCTGGCTGAGTATGCCACGCTGTTTGGCGTGGATGTCAAGTCCAGTCAACAATATGGACATCCGCTCTGCTTGTGGGACGGTAATCAAAAACTGCACACCCAAAATGCGGTGCTAGCGGGAGAAGCTGCTTGTGTGGTTGATCCCTTTACCGCAGAAGGGATTCGGCCTTCTATTTTTAGTGGTATGAAGGCGGCTGAAGCGATTAACCAAGCTCTGACAGGCGATCGCAGTGCTCTAGAGCGCTATACCCAAATCATCAACCAAGAATGGGGCGAAGACATGGCTTGGGCGCAGCGTATTGCGGGTGTCTTCTATCGGGTACCTGGCATTGGCTACAAAGTCGGCATCAAGCGTCCTTCCGCTACAGAACGTATGGGCAAAATTCTCTGCGGTGAACTGCGCTACGCTGATGTCGCCAACCGAGCAATTAAGCGGCTGACTAGCAGCTTGATTCCTGGCATGGGTGGTTAA
- a CDS encoding DUF4350 domain-containing protein, with protein sequence MNPAQNLSRRQMWFGALVIGAIALLTLLSAPTQSASRSGSTYSRAPDGYGAWYSFMSDRGTPIQRWQQPFEQLAQKQPSSANQGKITLLQINSRLKVASLDENQKAWVEAGNTLVVLGAHAPVTEATFRTWQTSEVGNVRVETRRRHYLPKQGTTSLVLGDRFGAVVWQESLGQGRVVWATTPHLAANAYQDDRGNYEFLAQLVTQPKQSIWVDEYLHGYRDPADATGSGSGSEKRSRSFLAYLANTALLPGFIQVGVLLLLGIWAHNRRFGQPIPVTTPAVDNSKAYIEALAGALYKA encoded by the coding sequence ATGAATCCTGCGCAAAATCTCTCTCGACGACAAATGTGGTTTGGGGCTTTGGTCATTGGAGCGATCGCTCTACTCACCTTGCTGAGTGCTCCGACTCAAAGTGCTTCCCGTAGTGGTTCAACTTATAGCCGCGCTCCCGATGGTTACGGTGCTTGGTACAGTTTCATGAGCGATCGCGGCACTCCCATCCAGCGTTGGCAGCAACCGTTTGAGCAATTAGCTCAAAAGCAACCCAGCTCAGCGAACCAGGGCAAGATCACGCTGTTACAAATTAACAGCAGGCTGAAGGTAGCGTCCCTCGACGAGAACCAAAAAGCTTGGGTAGAGGCAGGCAATACGCTAGTCGTTTTAGGTGCCCATGCTCCTGTCACCGAGGCAACTTTCCGCACCTGGCAAACCAGTGAAGTCGGCAACGTGCGAGTGGAAACTCGACGACGGCATTACTTACCGAAGCAGGGCACCACCAGCCTAGTCCTGGGCGATCGCTTTGGGGCCGTGGTTTGGCAAGAATCTTTGGGTCAAGGTCGAGTCGTTTGGGCCACTACACCCCATCTTGCAGCCAACGCCTATCAAGACGATCGCGGCAACTATGAATTTCTAGCTCAACTGGTGACTCAGCCCAAACAGTCAATTTGGGTCGATGAATATCTGCACGGCTATCGTGACCCTGCTGATGCTACAGGTTCAGGTTCAGGTTCAGAAAAGCGATCGCGCAGCTTTCTAGCTTATTTAGCCAACACTGCTCTCTTGCCTGGATTCATTCAAGTGGGAGTATTGCTGCTCTTAGGCATTTGGGCACACAATCGCCGCTTTGGTCAGCCGATTCCAGTCACGACTCCCGCTGTGGATAACAGCAAGGCCTATATCGAAGCTTTGGCAGGAGCCCTCTACAAGGCGTAA
- a CDS encoding DUF58 domain-containing protein, which yields MIPSWRVYGLLLLGMAIATVFAVVLPGEVQLRIAVLALLLFDAVVLGLAFWDARQVRSHQVKIERQPLHRLSIGRDNPVVLAVQTGDQPARIQVRDAYPVAFNVSASSLQATLLANSSQELTYTIHPTQRGQFQWGDLQVRQLGAWGLAWRDWQVPQTQTVDIYPDLLGLRSLSIRLTLQSTGAIRQARRLGMGTEFAELREYGLGDDPRLIDWKATARRSRPLVRVLEPEQEQTLIVLLDRGRLMTARVHGLTRFDWGLNATLSLALAGLNRGDRVGVGVFDRQLHTWIPPERGQHHLTKLIERLTPMQPELLEPDYLGAVTRMVNQQTRRALVVVITDVIDTTASAELLAALARLKPRYLPFCVTLRDPQVDQQAHQLTEDVTSAYSRAVALDLLAQRQVAFAELRQKGVLVLDAPANQITEQLVDRYLQLKARNQL from the coding sequence ATGATTCCTTCGTGGCGAGTTTACGGTTTACTCCTCCTTGGCATGGCGATCGCGACTGTCTTTGCGGTGGTTTTGCCTGGAGAGGTGCAGCTTAGGATAGCTGTGTTGGCGTTGCTGCTGTTTGATGCTGTGGTTCTGGGGTTGGCCTTTTGGGATGCTCGGCAGGTGCGATCGCACCAAGTCAAAATTGAGCGACAACCGCTGCATCGTCTCTCGATTGGTCGAGATAATCCGGTGGTGTTGGCTGTGCAAACAGGAGATCAACCTGCCAGGATTCAAGTCCGAGATGCTTATCCAGTAGCATTTAACGTTTCAGCCTCTAGCCTCCAAGCCACCTTGCTCGCCAATAGTAGCCAGGAGCTAACTTATACCATTCACCCCACGCAACGGGGGCAGTTTCAATGGGGCGATTTGCAGGTGCGGCAACTAGGAGCTTGGGGGTTGGCATGGCGAGATTGGCAAGTGCCGCAAACCCAGACCGTGGATATTTATCCAGACTTGTTGGGGTTGCGATCGCTCTCAATCCGCCTGACTTTGCAATCCACCGGAGCCATTCGCCAAGCCCGACGTTTAGGCATGGGCACTGAATTTGCCGAGTTACGAGAATATGGCTTAGGAGATGATCCGCGTTTGATTGACTGGAAAGCTACCGCTCGTCGCAGCCGTCCCTTGGTGCGGGTGTTGGAGCCAGAGCAAGAGCAAACCCTGATTGTCTTGCTGGATCGAGGCCGCTTGATGACCGCGCGAGTTCATGGCTTAACTCGATTTGACTGGGGTTTGAACGCCACATTGTCTCTAGCTTTGGCAGGTCTGAATCGGGGCGACCGCGTGGGGGTAGGAGTGTTCGATCGCCAGCTTCACACCTGGATTCCGCCAGAGCGAGGTCAGCACCATCTCACCAAGCTGATTGAGCGTTTAACGCCGATGCAACCAGAGTTATTGGAACCAGACTATTTGGGAGCTGTGACTCGCATGGTCAATCAGCAAACTCGCCGCGCCCTAGTCGTAGTGATTACAGACGTCATTGATACAACTGCTTCTGCTGAGTTATTAGCCGCTCTCGCCCGCCTCAAACCTCGTTATTTACCTTTTTGCGTCACGCTGCGCGACCCCCAAGTTGATCAACAAGCCCACCAGCTAACTGAGGATGTTACCTCTGCTTATAGCCGTGCTGTGGCTTTAGATCTATTGGCCCAACGTCAAGTCGCTTTCGCCGAGCTACGTCAAAAAGGCGTGCTAGTTCTAGACGCACCTGCGAATCAAATTACTGAGCAATTGGTCGATCGCTACCTGCAACTAAAAGCCCGTAATCAGCTTTAG
- a CDS encoding stage II sporulation protein M gives MNIQRWIARREPNWKRLDALLKQVEKRSLKSIPAAEIKELASLYRSVSADLARARTNQVGAALVQDLQTLASRGYTQIYQGSRRQEWQAALDFYRWGFPALVQETWAYIALATTCFLAGSLVAWWFAWQDPTFLSLLVPSELITKVRDKGELWMGSIVGIEPLASTRIMTNNLSVSFGAIAGGMTAGLYTLFLLVFNGLSIGAIATLVGQNNLAYPFWAFVFPHGSLELPAIFLAGGAGLLIARGLLFPGKYRRADALRLYGLKAAQLTYGIVPMLIIAGTIEGFFSPSPVIPSPFKYLVGMGLFTLLLIYCSRRKPTGQTG, from the coding sequence ATGAATATTCAGCGCTGGATTGCACGGCGTGAACCCAATTGGAAACGCTTGGATGCGCTACTGAAGCAAGTAGAAAAACGGAGTTTGAAGTCAATCCCAGCCGCTGAAATCAAAGAATTAGCCAGTTTATATCGCTCCGTATCCGCAGATTTGGCCCGCGCCCGCACTAATCAAGTTGGGGCCGCTCTCGTGCAAGACTTGCAAACCCTGGCTTCTCGCGGCTATACGCAGATTTATCAAGGCTCCAGACGACAGGAATGGCAAGCGGCTCTAGACTTTTACCGTTGGGGCTTTCCAGCTTTGGTTCAAGAAACTTGGGCCTACATTGCTTTGGCAACCACGTGTTTTCTGGCTGGATCTTTAGTGGCTTGGTGGTTCGCTTGGCAAGACCCTACCTTTTTGTCGTTGTTGGTACCGAGTGAGCTAATTACCAAAGTGCGAGACAAAGGCGAACTATGGATGGGGTCAATTGTAGGCATTGAACCTCTCGCTTCTACCCGAATTATGACCAACAATCTTTCGGTTTCTTTTGGGGCGATCGCGGGCGGCATGACCGCAGGTCTTTATACCCTGTTTCTCCTAGTTTTCAACGGATTAAGTATTGGGGCGATCGCTACTTTGGTCGGCCAAAATAATTTAGCTTATCCGTTTTGGGCCTTTGTTTTCCCCCACGGCTCACTCGAGTTACCCGCCATCTTTTTGGCTGGAGGCGCAGGGTTATTGATTGCTAGAGGGCTGTTGTTTCCCGGTAAGTACCGCCGTGCGGATGCTCTGCGGCTGTATGGCCTTAAGGCAGCTCAGTTAACCTATGGCATTGTGCCTATGCTAATCATTGCAGGAACGATTGAAGGCTTTTTCTCTCCTAGCCCTGTCATTCCATCCCCTTTCAAATATTTGGTTGGTATGGGTCTTTTTACACTTCTATTAATATATTGCAGCCGTAGAAAGCCAACAGGGCAGACAGGCTAA
- a CDS encoding DUF4129 domain-containing protein translates to MPTGSFEKTNIGWQTQQLLRQPGEWIELQLNKLFSSSNDQTPQTLPSWLTDAIEFLVRVVFWLLVGFCLLWLTWQLLQTFLPSLRSLKLLFWLQRPEAHSNINAQVSQLDAAGWFQRSQDSHRRGNYPEAFQDLYFALLQHLSESNLVPLEASRTDGEYWQLVQHFPQAPLYQLLITTHEQMRFNNMAISLETLNRCQTAYQEIERREIENRMPAGRRS, encoded by the coding sequence ATGCCAACAGGTTCCTTTGAGAAGACTAACATTGGCTGGCAGACCCAGCAGTTGTTGCGGCAGCCGGGAGAGTGGATTGAGCTGCAACTGAATAAACTCTTCAGTAGCTCCAATGACCAAACGCCGCAGACTTTACCCAGTTGGCTAACGGATGCGATCGAATTCCTTGTCCGGGTCGTCTTTTGGCTGCTAGTGGGATTTTGTTTGCTTTGGCTAACTTGGCAGCTGTTACAAACATTTTTGCCATCCCTACGTAGCTTAAAGTTGCTTTTCTGGTTACAGCGACCAGAAGCCCACTCAAACATCAACGCCCAAGTTAGCCAACTTGATGCCGCCGGATGGTTTCAGCGATCGCAGGATTCGCATCGTCGAGGCAACTACCCGGAAGCCTTCCAAGACTTGTATTTTGCGCTGCTGCAACACTTGAGTGAATCCAACTTAGTGCCCTTGGAGGCTAGCCGCACCGATGGGGAGTATTGGCAGTTGGTGCAGCATTTTCCCCAAGCGCCGCTTTACCAGCTATTGATTACGACGCACGAACAAATGCGGTTTAACAATATGGCGATTTCGCTCGAGACGTTAAATCGTTGCCAAACAGCCTACCAAGAAATTGAGAGGCGAGAAATCGAGAACCGCATGCCTGCTGGGAGACGCTCTTGA
- a CDS encoding DUF975 domain-containing protein, which yields MSSPNLNPGGPMRPLSIGNVVSASFRLYSSHLKQYFGIACKAYLWVLVPVYGWAKYSALSASISRLAFGELVNQPESTNTAEQRTNARKWSFLLAGLFVGLLALGIVLACSIVLGVAVGILAFVIGAALGNSVLAAVVGGIFVVIAVLAFTVGLLWISARFLVVEVPLALEDNMTASKAISRSWDLSQGLIWQLVGVVSVAFLITIPIQLLFQVVISVLQAALGQDSVADSALSVIFSVLILSLSLLSGMIIMPFWQALKAVVYYDLRSRREGLGLKLRDR from the coding sequence GTGTCGTCTCCAAATTTGAACCCCGGTGGCCCCATGCGACCGCTCAGCATCGGTAATGTAGTGAGTGCGAGTTTTCGGCTCTACAGCTCCCACCTGAAGCAATATTTTGGCATTGCCTGCAAAGCGTATCTCTGGGTGCTCGTGCCTGTTTACGGTTGGGCTAAGTACTCAGCTTTATCGGCGTCGATCTCACGATTAGCTTTTGGGGAATTGGTCAACCAACCGGAGAGCACCAATACCGCTGAACAGAGAACGAATGCTCGGAAGTGGAGTTTTTTGTTAGCTGGGCTGTTCGTTGGGCTACTTGCCCTCGGTATTGTTCTGGCCTGTTCTATCGTTTTAGGAGTAGCAGTTGGAATTTTGGCATTTGTAATTGGCGCTGCCCTGGGAAACAGTGTTCTAGCCGCCGTGGTTGGTGGCATTTTTGTGGTCATCGCCGTCCTTGCTTTTACTGTGGGGCTGCTTTGGATTTCCGCCCGCTTTTTGGTGGTCGAAGTTCCTTTAGCCCTTGAGGACAACATGACTGCCAGCAAAGCGATTAGCCGCAGTTGGGACTTATCTCAGGGGTTGATTTGGCAATTGGTAGGTGTAGTTTCAGTCGCATTTCTCATCACTATTCCTATCCAACTTTTGTTCCAGGTGGTGATTAGTGTCTTACAAGCGGCGCTAGGACAAGATTCTGTCGCTGATTCCGCCTTGTCAGTTATCTTTTCTGTGCTGATTTTGAGCTTGAGCTTGTTGAGTGGCATGATTATCATGCCGTTCTGGCAAGCCCTTAAAGCTGTGGTTTATTACGATCTCCGCAGCCGCCGAGAGGGATTAGGGCTGAAATTGCGCGATCGCTAA
- the frr gene encoding ribosome recycling factor: protein MQKAVESTQRSFNTIRTGRANTSLLDRVMVEYYGAPTSLKSLATINTPDASTITVQPFDRGSLNLIEKAISLSDIGLTPSNDGSTIRLNIPPLTSDRRKELVKLAAKFAEEGKVSVRNVRRDAVDSVRKQEKAGEVSEDEARDLQDKIQKLTDKYIARIEEVLAEKEKDITTV, encoded by the coding sequence ATGCAAAAAGCCGTTGAATCAACTCAACGGTCTTTCAATACAATTCGGACTGGACGAGCCAACACATCTCTGCTCGATCGAGTCATGGTGGAGTATTACGGAGCCCCAACTTCTCTCAAGTCTCTAGCAACTATCAATACGCCAGATGCCAGCACGATTACGGTTCAACCCTTCGATCGCGGTAGCTTAAACTTGATTGAAAAAGCCATTTCCCTATCCGACATTGGCTTAACTCCTAGCAACGACGGGTCCACCATTCGCCTAAATATTCCACCGCTCACTAGCGATCGCCGGAAAGAACTCGTGAAGCTAGCGGCCAAGTTTGCCGAAGAAGGCAAAGTATCAGTTCGCAATGTGCGTCGCGATGCGGTCGATAGCGTCCGCAAACAAGAAAAAGCGGGCGAAGTGTCCGAAGATGAAGCACGGGACTTGCAGGATAAAATTCAAAAGCTGACGGACAAGTACATTGCCAGAATTGAAGAAGTTTTGGCAGAGAAGGAGAAAGATATCACCACCGTCTAG
- a CDS encoding NADAR family protein, with protein MTIYFYKVGDPYGCFSNFSAHPIFIDDQSWSTVEHYYQSQKFFGTEHEALIMTIRAVKTPEEAAALGRDRCRVFREDWEQVKAEIMYQAVLTKFLTHLDIQSVLLSTNELLIVEDSPTDYYWGCGSERTGQNQLGKILMQVRQEVRQQLAE; from the coding sequence ATGACCATTTATTTTTACAAGGTTGGCGACCCCTACGGCTGTTTTTCTAATTTTTCTGCCCATCCCATTTTTATTGATGATCAAAGCTGGTCCACTGTTGAGCATTATTACCAATCCCAGAAGTTTTTTGGAACTGAACACGAAGCTCTGATCATGACCATTCGGGCCGTGAAAACGCCTGAAGAAGCCGCTGCTTTAGGTCGCGATCGCTGCCGAGTATTCCGGGAGGATTGGGAGCAAGTAAAAGCAGAAATTATGTATCAAGCAGTTTTAACTAAATTTTTGACGCATTTAGATATTCAATCTGTTTTGCTCTCCACTAATGAATTACTAATCGTAGAAGACTCACCCACAGATTACTATTGGGGCTGCGGCTCAGAGCGGACTGGGCAGAATCAGCTCGGCAAGATTTTGATGCAAGTGCGCCAAGAAGTTCGACAGCAATTGGCTGAATAA